The sequence GTTTCCGGAAGTTGCCGCATAAAGACTTCCCGTACTTCCGGGCCGACTTCAAAAGCGTGTGGGCCAATAGCTGGGCCTAGCCATACCAGTATTTCGGCGGGCGCAACGCCCAGGCTTTTAATGGTCGCTTCCAGCACGCCGGCTGCCAACCCACGCCAACCAGCATGAGCGGCCGCGACGCGAGTACCGTCACGATTACAAAACAAGGCTGGCAAGCAGTCAGCCGTCATCGCAATGCAGGCGATGCCGGGGGTACCGGTCCAACTGCCATCGGCTTCGGCAATCTGGCCAGGGTCGGCTTCAACCACGACAACACCATGAACCTGGCGTAACCAGGCCGGCTGGATATTGAAGGCATCGGTCAAGCGTCGACGATTTTCGCTGACAGCTTCTGGGCTGTCCTCGACATGATCGCCAAGGTTGAGGCTGTCGAACGGCGCCAAACTGACGCCGCCCGCACGCGTGGTGACGCAGGCTTTCACCCCGGCCGGCGCGGGCCAGTCAGGAATCAGCCAGCCACTCATCCGATAAATGCCTCACGATCCTGCTTGAGCAGCGACAACAACCAGACAAAATCGTCCGGAAGTGGCGATTCCCAGCTCATCCGCTTACCGCTCGTCGGATGATCCAGCTCCAGGAAGCGCGCATGCAGCGCCTGGCGTGGGAAGGTTTTCAGTGATTCAACCATCGTGACACTCGCCGCCGGCGGAATACGGAAGCGGCCGCCATAGGCCGGATCTCCGACCAACGGGAAGTTGATGTGTGCCATGTGCACCCGAATCTGGTGAGTACGACCGGTTTCCAGCTTGACCCGCACGTGAGTGTGGGAACGGAAACGCTCCAGCACACGGTAGTGGCTGACGGCCTGCTTGCCGCCCTCCATAACCGCCATGCGCTGGCGCTGCTGGCCGTGGCGACCGATGGGGGCATTGATCTTGCCACCCGCCACTACCACGCCGATCACGATACATTCATAGATGCGGCTGACACTGCGGCTCTGCAACTGTGTGACCAGTTGCGTCTGCGCCTGAATGGTCTTGGCCACCACCATCAAGCCGGTGGTGTCCTTGTCCAGACGGTGCACGATGCCGCAGCGCGGGACATTGATGATGTCCGGCACATGGTGCAGCAAGGCATTGAGCAAGGTGCCATCAGCATGCCCAGCGGCCGGGTGAACCACCAGTCCTGCGGGTTTGTTGATCACCAGGATGTCGTCGTCTTCATAGACGATGTCCAGTTCAATGTCCTGGGCGATCCATTCTCCCTGGGCTTCCTGCTCGGCAGTCAGCTCAAGAATCGCACCGCCATGGACTATGTCTCGCGGGCGGATAACCGCTCCATCCACAGTCAGGCGGCCGTCTTTGATCCAGGCGGAAAGGCGCGAGCGCGAGTGCTCAGCGAATAATTGTGCGGCGACTTGATCGAGGCGTTGGCCGCCCAATTCGGACGGCACCTCTGCGCGAAGTTCAATTTTATCGGACATGCTCAGACTAGGCGTGGCACAGCCTTTGGTTTCGGCTGCGCGCTTGTGGTTAAATACGGCGTCTTTTGCCCCGAGGCTTTCAACGGGGCGCTCATCATAACAGGACGGCCCCGCCCAAGACAGCGGCCGTCATAGGGACGCAAGCCGCCATGCAAGTGAAACACCTGCTGCTGATCGCCATCCTCGCCATGACTGCTGCTTGCTCGTCAACAAAGGAAGTCGTCGACGAAAACCTGAGCGAAGTCGAGCTGTACCAACAAGCTCAGACCGACTTGGACAACCACAGCTACACCAGCGCCACAGCGAAGCTGAAGGCACTGGAGTCGCGGTACCCGTTCGGCCGCTATGCCGACCAGGCCCAGCTCGAACTGATCTACGCCAACTACAAGAACGCCGAGCCGGAAGCTGCCAAGTCCGCCGCCGAGCGTTTTATCCGCCTGCACCCGCAGCACCCGAACGTGGATTACGCCTACTACCTCAAGGGCCTGACCTCGTTTGACCAGGACGTAGGCCTGCTGGCGCGCTTCCTGCCGCTGGACATGACCAAGCGTGACCCGGGCGCTGCCCGCGACTCCTACAACGAGTTCGCCCAGCTGACCAGCCGCTACCCCAACAGCCGCTACGCGCCGGACGCCAAGCAGCGCATGATTTACCTGCGCAACCTGCTGGCCTCCTATGAAATCCACGTGGCCCACTACTACCTGACCCGTCAGGCCTATGTAGCAGCCGCCAACCGTGGTCGCTATGTGGTGGAGAACTTCCAGGAAACCCCATCGGTAGGTGATGGCCTGGCCGTGATGACTGAGGCTTACCAGCGTCTGCACCTCGATGCCCTCGCCGCCACCAGTCTGGAAACCCTGAAGCTGAACTACCCGGACCACCCAAGCCTGGTGGACGGTCAGTTCGTGCCAACCGTTGCCGAAGCGGATAACCGCTCGTGGCTGAGCAAGTACACCCTGGGTCTGATCGAGTCCCGTCCACCGCTGCCACCAGGCGAAACCCGCGCCAATCAAGACGTGATCAAGCAGTACCAGGATGCCAAGGACGCTATTCCTTCGGACCTCAAGCCTCATGACGAGAACGGTGACGTGATCGAAGAGCAGGCTCCCGAAGCCTTGGGCAACAACGAAGATCGCTCGTGGTTCAGCTACATGACCTTCGGTGTTTTTGACTGATAGGTTGATGCAGCACAAAAAAGGAGCCCCTCAGGGCTCCTTTTTTATTGCTCACCTTTATTCCGCTGTGCGCCTGTCACGTCCTTGGCTAAACTGCCTAATTCCTTGTCGAGAAGCTGCCCACCATGGTCCGTTTACTGTTCTGGATTGCCCTGATTGCCGCCGCCGTATGGTTTTGGCGCAAATTCAAGCGTCCTGTGCCGATGCAACAACGGCCCAGCGAGCAAGGTGCAACCCCCATGGTTCGCTGTGCCCATTGTGGCGTGCACTTGCCACAGGATCGCGCCCTGAGCTCTCGTCAGGAGTGGTATTGCACACAGGCGCACCTCGAGCAGGGGCCGACGCCTATCGAGCGTCGGTAGCTGCCGCTAGATCCGTCCTGCCGGCGCATAAGGCGCCGGATCAATGATCGGCTCACGCTCCAGCAACAAATCGGCAAACAACTGACAGGATGCCGGAGCTAGAACCAGGCCATTGCGGTAATGCCCACAGTTGAGCCATAACCCTTCAAAGCCAGGTACTTTACCGATATACGGAATACCTTCAGGCGACCCGGGCCGCAACCCTGCCCAGTGCCCCACCACCTGGGCATCAGCCAGAGCCGGAATCAGCTCCACCGCCGAGGCTTTCAGGCTTTCCAGTGCCGACTCGGTAGGCGTCTTGTCGAAGCCCTCATGCTCCAAGGTACTGCCAATCAGAATGTGTCCGTCTCGCCGGGGAATCGCATAGCGGCCTTTGGCTAAGACCATGCTCGACAAAAAGTCCGAAGCACATTTGTACAAAATCATCTGGCCCTTGACCGGCTCCACGGGCAGCACCAAACCCAGACTACCCAGTAACTCGCCGCTCCAGGCACCAGCAGCGAGCACCACATGATCACCACGGACTGGGCCAAGTGCAGTATTTACACCGACAACCTTTCCGTCTTCCTGAATGAAACCTTCTACTGCGCACTGCTCATGAACCGTCACATTGGGTAAAGCCAGCAAGGCGGCCTTGAGCGACTTGACCAGGCGCGGATTGCGTACGTTGGCCACATCAGCCATGTAAATAGCCCGGGAGAACCCCGGGCCCAGTACGGGAACCGTGTCATGGGCCGCAGAAACATCCACCTTGCTCAATGGACGGCCTTCGCGGGCAGCCCAGGCAAGCGCTTCGGCTTCATCATCCAGGTCCAACCAAAACAAACCGGTGGTATGAACCTCGGGGTCGACCCCGGTAGCATCGAATAACCGCTCGCCCAACTGCGGGTAGAAATCCTGGGACCAATGGGCCAGCGCGGTAACCGCAGGACTGTAACGCCACGGATAGAGCGGCGAAACAATGCCACCGCCAGCCCAGGAAGACTCCTGCCCCACCGCCGAACGGTCCAGCAGCGCTACCGCCAGCCCTTGGGTTGCCAGATTGAACGCCGTCAACAGACCGATAACCCCGCCGCCGACAATCACTACTTGCTGTTGCTGATTAGCCATCTTTCGATCCAGCCGATAAAAAGAAAAGAACGCATCTGGCGCCCAATCATTCACGATCCTCATCATCGCCCCCAGCAGGCCTTGCGTGACATCCCGGGCGCGGCTGTCGGATTGGTCGCAACACCGCTGCTGGTCAGGCTGAAGTCACCACACAGATCGCCCATCATCACTGACCCGATAATGGGCGTAGCTACCAGAATGAAATCCTGAGGGTTCAGTGCCACCGCGATTCTATAGCGATCATTGCCCGCACTGACGCCGCTTGCATCAATAAAGGTGCCGTTCCTCGCATAATAACGCTCAAGGTACTGGGCCTGCTCAGTCAGTAGCCCGGCTATTTCGGTGCGATACGCCCTTTTCATATGGCCGGTGTATCCGGGATACACAATGCCGGCCAAGGTCGCGACGATCGCCACCGCGATCAATAATTCGATCAGGGTAAAGCCCTTACTGCATCTGCTCATCACGCCACTCGCCTACAGAAGTTGTCGCCACATGACTCGTCGGAAGCGGCCCCCCTGCCCGTCATCCAGCACCACTCGCGCATACACCGTCTCCAGCACCGTCCGTGAGTGGCCACTGATGCCCACTGCGGTCACCCGGTACAACGTCGCCGGAGTTTCGGGTGGCAGATGAGCCAATCCAACTCCGCGCCCCAGGTTTTGAATGCCATAGACACCACTCTTCGTGCCCACCCAAGTGATCGTGGATACAGGATCAGTCCCTGGCCCGGTTACCTGAACAGATTCACTTGGAGCACTGCATAACGCAGTAGTCCTGCAGGGGCGCAAGTCAAATCCCGGGGCCTGCACCGCAGACTCGCCCAGCCTCAGTCCACTTTCAGCACTTTGAAATGACTGGTTGCGCAGCCTGACACTGCCGGTGATCTTTTCCTGGGAGATTGCTCCCTGCATCGAAGACAACCCGATAAGCGCCAACAACAGCAGGAACACCAGACTGATTGGCAGCACCACGCCGGCCTGCCACGAATGAAACCGAAATTGACGTCGCGGCATAGGGCTACTCCAGACGATTACGCAACGCCGCCACGACGCTGTACGTCTGATCTCTCACCCTCCCACCGGGATCCTGGAGCGTCAGGAGGATGCGCACACTGCGTATCAAAGCTTCGTCAGTAGGGCTGGTGTCATACCGGGTCACAACGCTTGACCCCGCCTTTGCGGCCATCCCGAAACTGAGATCGAATGCCCGCACGTTATCCACCAGGACCGCCTTGGCCGGAGCTGCGGGTGTGCTCAGCCTTAACTGCCCTCCTTCAAAGGTGTATGTCAGCTTGCGAACAGGGAAGCTGGTATGCCCAGGTGCAGGCTCCGAAATGGTTCCAGCATAGGCTTGGGCAACGCTGGTGCAATCGGAGAGCACCGTCCAGTCGGCTTTACTGCCAGTGTTTCCAGCATCCGCAGTGACCAGTGTCAGGGTCTTTGAGCTCCCAGCAACGCTCCAGCCAACAGGCCGTGAAAAGTCCGCCGGAGCGTT is a genomic window of Pseudomonas sp. ADAK18 containing:
- a CDS encoding PilX N-terminal domain-containing pilus assembly protein, giving the protein MPRRQFRFHSWQAGVVLPISLVFLLLLALIGLSSMQGAISQEKITGSVRLRNQSFQSAESGLRLGESAVQAPGFDLRPCRTTALCSAPSESVQVTGPGTDPVSTITWVGTKSGVYGIQNLGRGVGLAHLPPETPATLYRVTAVGISGHSRTVLETVYARVVLDDGQGGRFRRVMWRQLL
- a CDS encoding PP0621 family protein, with product MVRLLFWIALIAAAVWFWRKFKRPVPMQQRPSEQGATPMVRCAHCGVHLPQDRALSSRQEWYCTQAHLEQGPTPIERR
- the rluD gene encoding 23S rRNA pseudouridine(1911/1915/1917) synthase RluD yields the protein MSDKIELRAEVPSELGGQRLDQVAAQLFAEHSRSRLSAWIKDGRLTVDGAVIRPRDIVHGGAILELTAEQEAQGEWIAQDIELDIVYEDDDILVINKPAGLVVHPAAGHADGTLLNALLHHVPDIINVPRCGIVHRLDKDTTGLMVVAKTIQAQTQLVTQLQSRSVSRIYECIVIGVVVAGGKINAPIGRHGQQRQRMAVMEGGKQAVSHYRVLERFRSHTHVRVKLETGRTHQIRVHMAHINFPLVGDPAYGGRFRIPPAASVTMVESLKTFPRQALHARFLELDHPTSGKRMSWESPLPDDFVWLLSLLKQDREAFIG
- a CDS encoding PilW family protein, whose amino-acid sequence is MTRRDRGFGMVEMLLALTLGLVLVIGLVQISISARSTYASQNASALLQDDARFILGKLIQEIRLAGMFGCLSIASIVNAPADFSRPVGWSVAGSSKTLTLVTADAGNTGSKADWTVLSDCTSVAQAYAGTISEPAPGHTSFPVRKLTYTFEGGQLRLSTPAAPAKAVLVDNVRAFDLSFGMAAKAGSSVVTRYDTSPTDEALIRSVRILLTLQDPGGRVRDQTYSVVAALRNRLE
- the pgeF gene encoding peptidoglycan editing factor PgeF, giving the protein MSGWLIPDWPAPAGVKACVTTRAGGVSLAPFDSLNLGDHVEDSPEAVSENRRRLTDAFNIQPAWLRQVHGVVVVEADPGQIAEADGSWTGTPGIACIAMTADCLPALFCNRDGTRVAAAHAGWRGLAAGVLEATIKSLGVAPAEILVWLGPAIGPHAFEVGPEVREVFMRQLPETARAFVPSLNPGKFMADIYQLARLRLAAHGITAVYGGGFCTVTDPRFYSYRRSPRTGRFASLIWLER
- a CDS encoding type IV pilin protein is translated as MSRCSKGFTLIELLIAVAIVATLAGIVYPGYTGHMKRAYRTEIAGLLTEQAQYLERYYARNGTFIDASGVSAGNDRYRIAVALNPQDFILVATPIIGSVMMGDLCGDFSLTSSGVATNPTAAPGMSRKACWGR
- a CDS encoding outer membrane protein assembly factor BamD; the protein is MQVKHLLLIAILAMTAACSSTKEVVDENLSEVELYQQAQTDLDNHSYTSATAKLKALESRYPFGRYADQAQLELIYANYKNAEPEAAKSAAERFIRLHPQHPNVDYAYYLKGLTSFDQDVGLLARFLPLDMTKRDPGAARDSYNEFAQLTSRYPNSRYAPDAKQRMIYLRNLLASYEIHVAHYYLTRQAYVAAANRGRYVVENFQETPSVGDGLAVMTEAYQRLHLDALAATSLETLKLNYPDHPSLVDGQFVPTVAEADNRSWLSKYTLGLIESRPPLPPGETRANQDVIKQYQDAKDAIPSDLKPHDENGDVIEEQAPEALGNNEDRSWFSYMTFGVFD
- the thiO gene encoding glycine oxidase ThiO, with amino-acid sequence MANQQQQVVIVGGGVIGLLTAFNLATQGLAVALLDRSAVGQESSWAGGGIVSPLYPWRYSPAVTALAHWSQDFYPQLGERLFDATGVDPEVHTTGLFWLDLDDEAEALAWAAREGRPLSKVDVSAAHDTVPVLGPGFSRAIYMADVANVRNPRLVKSLKAALLALPNVTVHEQCAVEGFIQEDGKVVGVNTALGPVRGDHVVLAAGAWSGELLGSLGLVLPVEPVKGQMILYKCASDFLSSMVLAKGRYAIPRRDGHILIGSTLEHEGFDKTPTESALESLKASAVELIPALADAQVVGHWAGLRPGSPEGIPYIGKVPGFEGLWLNCGHYRNGLVLAPASCQLFADLLLEREPIIDPAPYAPAGRI